A region of Desulfobaccales bacterium DNA encodes the following proteins:
- a CDS encoding sigma-54 dependent transcriptional regulator: MDRLGILVVDDDKLARDIMGDNLAGQAVDFAADRASAERKLKAGHYDICFIDLMLGPDDDYSGLKLIPLAVAKGAYSVVMSSCDTEETISKAYALGCKEFYVKGNEAANVSAIIARYLQGGAGKKVDGVFLKDFITNDPETRAMVVEALKYAPTNLPLLLLGPSGTGKTTLAELLHRHSGRKGAFVAMNCAAYTEDLLESEIFGYKRGSFTGAQENRKGKLAQADRGTLFLDEIGAMSQAMQVKLLKAIEEKSFYPLGADKPEYSDFRVISATLEDVQGMLAQGKLRFDFFQRVHGMTVALKPLAQRKCDIFPLIGAFTKHAKRLAFEPAAKEYLLGHAWPGNTRELKHFVDLMAAGADGQITLEMVSRYLKQTAAPAAVTFTQAQYDYALKHGLAGLAEDLKAAIIRHNLAENHGKKAAALKQLGISKRLLYMVVEGKTRKGEENDYA; the protein is encoded by the coding sequence ATGGACAGACTCGGCATCCTGGTGGTGGACGACGACAAGCTGGCGCGGGATATCATGGGCGACAACCTGGCCGGCCAGGCGGTGGACTTCGCCGCGGACAGAGCCTCGGCCGAGCGCAAGCTGAAGGCCGGGCATTACGACATTTGTTTTATAGACCTGATGCTGGGCCCGGATGACGATTATTCCGGCCTGAAGCTGATCCCGCTGGCCGTGGCGAAAGGCGCATATTCCGTGGTAATGTCGAGCTGCGACACCGAAGAGACCATAAGCAAGGCTTACGCCCTGGGCTGCAAAGAGTTCTACGTGAAGGGCAACGAGGCGGCCAACGTTTCGGCGATCATAGCCCGGTATCTGCAGGGCGGCGCCGGCAAGAAGGTGGATGGAGTTTTCTTAAAAGACTTTATCACCAATGACCCAGAAACGCGGGCCATGGTGGTAGAGGCTTTGAAATACGCGCCTACGAACCTGCCGCTGCTGCTGCTTGGGCCCTCCGGCACCGGCAAGACCACGCTGGCCGAGCTGCTGCACAGACATTCCGGACGGAAGGGCGCTTTTGTGGCCATGAACTGCGCGGCCTACACCGAGGACCTGCTAGAGTCGGAAATATTCGGCTACAAGCGCGGCTCTTTCACCGGCGCCCAGGAGAACCGCAAGGGCAAACTGGCGCAGGCCGACAGGGGGACGCTGTTCCTCGACGAGATAGGGGCCATGAGCCAGGCTATGCAGGTGAAGCTGCTCAAGGCTATAGAAGAAAAATCGTTCTACCCACTCGGGGCGGACAAGCCCGAGTATTCCGACTTCCGCGTGATAAGCGCGACGCTGGAGGACGTGCAGGGGATGCTGGCCCAAGGCAAACTGCGTTTCGATTTTTTCCAGCGGGTGCATGGCATGACGGTGGCGCTCAAACCCCTGGCGCAGAGGAAATGCGACATCTTCCCGCTGATAGGGGCGTTCACGAAACACGCGAAGCGGCTGGCCTTCGAGCCGGCGGCTAAGGAATACCTGCTGGGCCACGCCTGGCCGGGCAATACGCGCGAGCTGAAGCACTTTGTGGACCTGATGGCCGCCGGCGCGGACGGGCAGATCACCCTTGAAATGGTCTCGCGCTATTTAAAACAGACCGCCGCGCCGGCGGCGGTAACTTTCACGCAGGCGCAGTACGACTACGCGCTCAAGCACGGCCTGGCCGGACTGGCCGAGGACCTGAAGGCCGCTATCATCCGGCACAACCTGGCCGAGAACCACGGGAAGAAAGCCGCGGCGCTAAAGCAGCTCGGTATCTCAAAGCGGCTGCTGTATATGGTGGTGGAAGGAAAGACCCGGAAGGGGGAGGAGAACGATTATGCCTGA